aagattaacaacagtaatcgtggtgacatggcatcattagcggagggttactgtagcttgaataTTCGGGCGTCACACTTTCAGTATTAAATCATCATACAATGTATGAATCTTGTTCTCCTCATCAACTAATAACTCAAGTGTCTTGGCTTCTCTGCTGACCCTCACCATAGCAGCTATAGCATCTGCATTGTCCACACATACTAGGCCATCCCCTATGTCTTTCCCTAGCAAAATCCAATACACTGATTTGAGGATCTGTGGGGTGATAGTCCATCCTTGTCAGCCACAAACCTAGGGACGCCCCCGAGCTTGTGGCGCCCCTGGCGGGCCTTCggggcccatcttctcctatatatGATGCCATTTGCCCAAGAAAAAAATTAGAAGCAaggtttcgggacgaagcgccgccgtctcgaggcggaacctgggtaggAGCAATTTTGCTCTCTGGCGGAGAGATTCTActagggaaacttcccttcgggagggggaaatcgaagccatcgtcatcactaacgatcctctcatcatgggagggccaattttcatcaacatcttcaccagcatcatttcacctaaaaccctagttcatctcttgtattcaatcttagtctcaaaacatcagattggtacatgtgggttgctagtagtgttcattacatctcgtagttgatgcttgtcggtttatttggtggaagatcatatgttcagatccttgatgttattcaatacccctccgatcttgagaatgaatatgatttgtgagtagttacgtttgttcttgaggacatgggagaagtcttgtcataagtaatcatgtgaatttggcattcattcgatattttgatgatatgtatgttgttgtttcccttagtggtgttatgtgaacgtcgactacatgacacttcaccatctttgggcataagggaaggcattgtggagtagttattaaatgatgggttgctagagtgacaaaagcttaaaccctagtttatgctctattccgtaaggggctgatttggatccatattttCCATGCTAtgtttagatttatcttaattcttctttcatagttgcagatgcttgcgagagggggtaatcataagtgggaggcttgttcaagtaagaacatcgcccaagcaccggtccacccacatatcaaattatcaaagtaacgaacgcgaatcaaacaaacatgatgaaagtgactagatgaaattcccatgtgttctcaagaacgctttgcttattataagaaaccgttCCGGTCTGGccttcgctacaaaaaggattgagctaccttgctgcacctctGTTACCATTACTACtgtttgctcgttacaaattaccttgctatcaaactatctgttaccgacaatttcagtgcctgcagataataccttgctgaaaaccacttggcatttccttctgctccttgttgggttcgacactcttacttaccgaaaggactacaattgatcccctatacttgtgggtcatcaactactCATGAACTGCACAATCCAATTAAAGACATGAAGTGCAAATATTCATAACTGACAATATGCACATCATATTCAGTCTAATATTCAAACTAAAGTATGCACTGAATATCACCTAAAAGACCACCCTTTCATCACATAGCAATAGTAAAATTTCATACTTTCAGCATATTACAGTGGGAATAAAACTACAATCCATTCACCAACATACATAATGATCCCAGCATTACCTCTGAAACTTATATATGCAGTCCCCAACAATGACATCTCTAAAACTCCCCCTCCCCATAATCTCTAAAACTTTCCCAACATAATCACATCAACACATGGCATCTTATTCCCCTCGATTTGATGCCTTCTAAATATCATGTTGTTCCCCTCCATCATCACATCTAAGAATCCCCTCCCATTGCCCTGGACTGACTGCGCCTTTACACCCCAAATCCCCAAATCGGCATCATAGAAACCCTAGCCTAACTCATGCAAACAAGTTCCTCCTTCCTACTACTAGGGATGTGCACAAGATACCCTAGCCTAACTCATCCAGTCAATCCAAAATTGTGCAAAATTGCTACATGATCATCACAACCTCAAAACCTAACCGGAAGGGGGGGGacaggggaaacagaggagcgggCCAGACCAGATGCTTACCATATTCAGAAGGGAACTCGTTGGGTTCCCTAAGCCGCGGCTCCATGGCGCCCTCTGTTGCCGTCGATCAGGTCCACGATGGCGTCGCCCTGGTTCGCCTTGGCAACATCGAGGAGGAGGACAGAAAGAAAGGAAGGTTTTGGAAGGGGTTTGCATCGGGGGCGTCGACGGGGGGTTATCTACAAAGCTACCGTACGAACAGCTCTCGACGGGTGACCTAAAATGCCACAAACACAAAGGGGGATTCTGCAAAAGCAACATCGAGGAGGAGGACAGAAAGAAATTAAGGTTTTGGAAGGGGTTTGCATCGGGGCGTCGACGGGGGGTTATCTACAAAGCTACCATACGAACAACGCTCAAGGGGTGACCTAAAATGCCCAAACAcaaagggggtttctgcaaaagcGCACTTCGGGCCCGACACTGTGCACCTGGCGCGCCACGTGGTCAGTTAGAACTGGTTTATATGAAATTGTTACAACAGTATAGTTGGAGGGGCACTTTTGTGGGGTTTTTTAGTTCTTGTATCACTCTGTTCCCACCACCACAAGTTTGTGTACCAATAgttgtattattatttttgtgggGAAAATGGAGATTTCATTAACTCAAGAAGACTTCTCGGCCTCAGATATGTTTATAATGCAGTCTAAACCCGATCGCAACCAGACAACCGTGCGCGGGGTACTACGTCCATATGCGGCGAGCGCGTGATTATCCTGTGACCTATTAATAAGAGAAAAGGAAATCTCTCTTGAATCAGCAGCCGCTATTATATGTATCTCCTCTACTAGCGCTCGGACCTCTACTTGTGCTTGGACTTGTGAGCCATTCACTGACCGCGCCAATAGCATCGAGACCTGCTGCACCCGTTGACTGGACAAAGCTCCGGTCAGTATTAAGCTTTGCCAATAGTGGCATTAACTCAAGAAAAAATACCACCGCATGCAAAGATTGCCCACTTTCCTTCTCTTTCATCTATGACTTTAAAAAattgaattttcaaagtttcagAATATATTAAACTTTCAAAAAGTACAATCTCTCAGTAATTCAACTTCTATAAATTTTATAACTTTTGGGAACATCGAATTTCTAGCAATTTCAAACTTGCAGAAGTTATGAGTTTTCGAATTTTCATATTTTAGAAATTGAGGATCTGCTTTCAAAAACTAAAAGCATATTTTAAGAAAGTCGCCTCTTAGAACTTGGAGATTTTTGAATAATCTAAATTTTCAGACGGGATATGAGGGATGGATAAGAACAAGGAAACGCCCCTAAAGAAAAGAATAAGGAATGAATAAATTTCCCCTTTAAAAAAGAGTGGATGGGAGGTATTCACGGAGAGAGAAAAGGAGGGGATGGTGGTGCACGCACTGATCAGGCGAGAGAAAAGCTGAGAGAGGATGGAGAAACCACATGCGCGAGTGGGGCGCTACCACCGTCCCGACTGCAGCATGCCTCCTCAGGCCCCAAGGATCAAATTCGCCTGACCACTGATCATCATGACAATGCGAATTTCTTCATCCACTCACAGGATTTGCCGCATCTGGTACCTCGGCCACCTTGCCATGTTGAGGCAGTAGCCGGTAGGTGCAACCAGCCAATGTGAACGACAGTGCACAGACGCCCTTCAGCCCTTGACAGCAGCGTTCGCCAAATCAAGTCGCAAGAAGATCGTCGCCACTCGCCACCACCCACCTCATCTAGCCTCCCCCGGTGAGACCAGTTAAACTAAACCACCAGCCGGGCACCTAGCCGTCGGAAGGAGAGAGCCATGTCAGAGCTTGCGGCGGGCGCCGTGAGCTCACTGCTGTCCGTCATCCGCAGCGAGGCCCTGCTACTGGGTGGCGTCCGAGATGACGTGCAGTTTATCAAGGAGGAGATGGAGAGCATGAAGAGCTTCCTGGCGCACCTGGCCAGGTGGGCACCCCCCGGCGGCGAGCATGACGAGCAGGTGCGCACCTGGATGAACCAGGTGCGGCTGCTTGCCCAGGACTGCAACAACTGCATCAACCTCTACCTCTACCGGGGGAACCCGGATGTCCACCGCGCCAGAGGCGGACTCCGGCGCTACCTCTGGTGGGCAACCTGGTTCCTGCACAAGTTGGTTGCGCAGCACCGTGCTGCCGAGCAGCTGCGCCGGCTCAAGGAGCGGGCACGTGACGTCGGTGAGCGGCGGTTGAGGTATGGTGTGGAGGTCCCGGCGAAGTCAGGGGAGGGGCAATCGTCTCGGACGGCAGCAGCGACGACAAAGCAGACTGCTACACAAGGTAGCTATGCTGCTGGGGACGGCGACGAGGACGAAGATGGTGACTATCAACTCGTGGGGGCAATGGCGACCAACGGTCATTCTGGTCGAAGAGCCTTCATTGAGCCTCGCACTTTGGACGACTACGCGAAGGCAAAGCTATGGGAGTGGATACATGGAATCCCTTTAGGCGCCGGCGAAACTTTGTCCATGGTGATTGTGGCACCGTACACACATCAGGACCTCCTCGCTCTTGTACAAGAAATGTGGGTTTTGCCGCCGCCGGACGTCGTCTACCATCGCATTCTCTTGGTTGACATCCCGGCCGTGCACCCGGATTTTGTGCGGCTACGCCCCAAGGAAGTTCTCTTCTACATTCTGCGTGAACTCAAGCATGCTAAATCCCACCAGCCCAAACCCCAGGAGCAACGCACAGAAGgcgaagtggaggagaagaatctTGACCCCTGGGAAGTTTACATAAGAAGATTGCAAATTTATAGTGAAAAGAAGAGGGCTATTGCGCTTCTTAAAATCAAGGAGAATATCAAAGAGATGAAGGTTTACGAAAAACTTGAGAAAATCAAAAGTGATATTCAAGGTCGAGTGCTGAGGGGCGACAGACTTTCAAAGGGCGACAAGCTGCAGGGGGAGTTTGACCAGCTGGACCTAGATGTACTCCTTGAGCTGATGCTCCACGCAGCTGTTGATGCGTCTCAACAAGGCCAAGGGAAGAAGAAAGACATGCATAGATTACCACCATGGGACAACAACAATATCATCGTCAAGAAGCTTAAGGAGCATATGGAAGTAGAGGAAAATGACAAGGTAGAAGAGGAAGAAGCAGTCAAGCACATGGGGGTGGAACAAGGAGAAGAAGACACAGCCAAGCATagggaagaggaaggaggagaagtaACATGCACGCATATGGAGGAGGGGGGAGAAGTAACCATACATACAGAGGAAGGGAAAGGAGAAGTAACCATACatagggaggagggggaggaaggaggtggtggaggagaaaCAACAAAGCATCTGGAGGAGGGGGAAGGAGAAGTAACCATACACAGGGAGAaagaggaagggggaggaggacAAACATCTAAGCATATGGAGGGGAAAGGAGGAGGAATCGAAAGTCAGCAAACGCCATGGATTCACCTCGACGAGGCACAATATGCACAGATCTTGCGGAAGTTGTTCCCCAAGAGCAGCGGCAGCAAGCCCCTGCAGGCTCAAGACGGATCGTTGGGCAAACAAGCTACAAAGACCACAACAGCTATACTGGGTGAGGATCAAATCAAACAAATGATCCATGATGCAAAGGAAGACATCTTACGGGAGCTGCAGGAAGGCAAAAATGACAATAGTGAAGCGACAGCCGAACCTGGTGTTCCGGATCAAAGCCCAGAAACTATTTCTGAAAAAATCGGTCAGATGATGGACAAAATAAAACATGAATTCAAAGAGCAGCTCAAGATCAAAGGACTTGTGGATGAGATTAAACGTAACTTGAATTATGTTCCGGAGTGGAATAATTATGAAGGTCCTCTGTTTATCCTCAAAGTTGATGAGCTGATGGATGTTTCCACATGGGAGGATACCAGAAAGGCTTTGAGCCTGCTAAACTGCAGCGCCGATCTAATGATCGTCAACCCCACAAAGGACATCCAGCTGGCTAAAGAATATTGCTATCCACCGCGGGAACCTATAGACTATTCTCTTGAAGGCCTCTATCATGATACAGTGCTCGAGCTTACTAGCCAACAGAAGAATGAAGACAACTACAACCCCTAAATTTTTCGTGATATCTTGTACGAGTGTGAGCCACATGAATTCTGCATGAAGATCTTCACTCATGCTTTGTATGCAAACCCCAAGAGGAGCAATGAGGAGTTACTCAAGCTGCACAGCACCCTGCGGGCTTTGCCAACATCATTCCACAACATCGCTAAGGTGATGTTCAAGTTCTCTTACAATGATCTGCCGAAAGAATACAAGTCATGCTTGTTATACCTAGCTATCTTCCCTCCGGGATACAAGATTAGACGGTCAACCTTGATCACACGGTGGGTTGCAGAAGGGCTGACATCCAAGGAAGATTGGCCCAGTTCTGTGTGTCAGGCCAACCGATGTTTTGACGCACTTGTTGACCGGTGCCTTGTTTATCCTGCTGATATTGGTGCCACGGGAAATGTAAAGAGCTGCGTCGTAGGTGATCCAGTTCATGGATTCATTACCGCCATCGCCAGAAAACAACACATGGTGGAGACACGCCTGTCACATCACTTGGCTCGCCACTTCTCCATTTTCAATGAAATACAACTCCGCAGCTCTGATAAAATTGACAAATTCTTCCAGGGGATCTCTAAATCACCTCGAGTATCCCTGCTCAAGGTGCTAGATCTAGAAGGTTGTCCTTACCTTGTTGGGAAGAACCAGCGGTACCTCAAGGACATCTGCAGCAAGATGTTACTGCTCAAGTATCTCAGCCTCAGGAGAATATGTATTACCCAGCTACCTCGTGAAATCAACAACCTCCATGAGCTAGAGGTATTGGATATCCGAGAAACTAAGGTGCCTCCACATGCAACAACAAATATCCTGTTGTTGAAGCTGAAGCGTCTGCTTGCGGGTCACATTGACCAGAATACAAGCAATTTTGGCTCTAGTGGTCAGATTCCTCGTAGGATCGACAAAATGGTTAACATGGAGGTACTATCTAATGTCAAGGCCCAGCAGAGTCATGATTTAAAAGAAGTTGGAAAGCTATGGCAACTGAGGAAGCTAGGTGTGGTTATCGATGATAAGGATAGTCACCTCAGGAATTTTCTTCAGACGATCAGTGACCTACATGAGTGCCTCTGTTCTCTCTCAGTCACTACTATTCCGGCAGCCACACCACACGAGGGTACTCCTTCCAGTGCAGAGTTACCAGGTGGCATTGCCTCTCTCTTAGAAAACCATCCCAAGATTCTTGAGAGTCTAAGCATCAGGGGAGCCACACAGAAGGGGCGTCTTCTTCCATTATTCATAAAAGGTGATAAAAACAAAC
This region of Triticum aestivum cultivar Chinese Spring chromosome 2D, IWGSC CS RefSeq v2.1, whole genome shotgun sequence genomic DNA includes:
- the LOC123054258 gene encoding uncharacterized protein produces the protein MSELAAGAVSSLLSVIRSEALLLGGVRDDVQFIKEEMESMKSFLAHLARWAPPGGEHDEQVRTWMNQVRLLAQDCNNCINLYLYRGNPDVHRARGGLRRYLWWATWFLHKLVAQHRAAEQLRRLKERARDVGERRLRYGVEVPAKSGEGQSSRTAAATTKQTATQGSYAAGDGDEDEDGDYQLVGAMATNGHSGRRAFIEPRTLDDYAKAKLWEWIHGIPLGAGETLSMVIVAPYTHQDLLALVQEMWVLPPPDVVYHRILLVDIPAVHPDFVRLRPKEVLFYILRELKHAKSHQPKPQEQRTEGEVEEKNLDPWEVYIRRLQIYSEKKRAIALLKIKENIKEMKVYEKLEKIKSDIQGRVLRGDRLSKGDKLQGEFDQLDLDVLLELMLHAAVDASQQGQGKKKDMHRLPPWDNNNIIVKKLKEHMEVEENDKVEEEEAVKHMGVEQGEEDTAKHREEEGGEVTCTHMEEGGEVTIHTEEGKGEVTIHREEGEEGGGGGETTKHLEEGEGEVTIHREKEEGGGGQTSKHMEGKGGGIESQQTPWIHLDEAQYAQILRKLFPKSSGSKPLQAQDGSLGKQATKTTTAILGEDQIKQMIHDAKEDILRELQEGKNDNSEATAEPGVPDQSPETISEKIGQMMDKIKHEFKEQLKIKGLVDEIKRNLNYVPEWNNYEGPLFILKVDELMDVSTWEDTRKALSLLNCSADLMIVNPTKDIQLAKEYCYPPREPIDYSLEGLYHDTVLELTSQQKNEDNYNP